One segment of Marinobacter sediminum DNA contains the following:
- the urtB gene encoding urea ABC transporter permease subunit UrtB: protein MGIIRSLTLLFFALVLAIPTAATAQSDVQGTDQGQTLLINLADAPASKVEEAIKAIVSSGDERARNWLEAYGANRLSRIKDTGQVVIVLNNRGRDWEIANPLTGENMGEMSRRELDRVAINNRIRGQLEGILAMLDLNAADPDLREASAQDMMGKVDAALVEPLEAQLETEENADVRDRIQAALAIYRVGEGNVEAVDVLAGSLHPRARAALNEAARSDDPALVAAANEALKSIEQKLKINSAAETLYFGLSLGSVLVLAAIGLAITFGVMGVINMAHGELIMLGAYTTWGMQQLLPGQPGLALILSIPAGFMVAATAGIIIERSVIQHLKGRPLETLLATFGISLILQQLVRTVISPQNRTVVTPEWMSGSVVINDALSLTLNRLYVLAFALVVFAALMLIMRKTRLGLEVRAVTQNRNMARSMGIRATRVDIMTFALGSGVAGLAGVALSQLTNVGPNLGQNYIIDSFMVVVFGGVGNLWGTLIAGLSLGTINQLLEPWAGAVLAKIIVLVFIILFIQKRPKGLFPQKGRAAEG from the coding sequence ATGGGCATCATCCGATCGCTCACGCTTCTGTTTTTCGCCCTGGTTCTGGCCATACCGACTGCCGCCACGGCACAGAGTGACGTCCAGGGAACAGATCAGGGACAGACACTGCTGATTAACCTGGCAGATGCGCCCGCCAGCAAAGTGGAAGAAGCCATAAAAGCTATTGTCAGCAGCGGTGACGAACGTGCCCGGAACTGGCTTGAAGCCTATGGTGCCAACCGTCTGAGCCGTATCAAAGACACCGGCCAGGTGGTCATCGTATTGAACAACCGGGGCAGGGACTGGGAAATTGCCAACCCGCTGACCGGAGAGAACATGGGTGAAATGTCCCGCCGTGAGCTGGACAGAGTCGCCATCAACAACCGAATTCGCGGCCAGCTTGAGGGCATCCTTGCCATGCTGGACCTGAACGCCGCCGACCCTGATCTGCGTGAAGCTTCCGCACAGGACATGATGGGCAAGGTGGATGCCGCACTTGTAGAACCCCTCGAAGCCCAGCTTGAAACCGAAGAAAACGCCGATGTTCGCGACCGCATTCAGGCCGCCCTGGCGATCTATCGGGTGGGTGAGGGCAATGTGGAGGCCGTCGATGTTCTGGCCGGCAGCCTGCATCCCCGGGCTCGTGCCGCATTGAATGAGGCGGCGCGCAGCGATGACCCCGCACTCGTGGCCGCCGCCAACGAGGCGCTGAAATCGATAGAACAGAAACTGAAAATAAACAGCGCGGCCGAGACCCTGTACTTCGGCCTCAGCCTCGGCTCCGTGCTGGTACTGGCCGCCATCGGCCTGGCCATCACCTTTGGCGTGATGGGCGTGATCAACATGGCCCACGGCGAGCTGATCATGCTGGGTGCCTACACCACCTGGGGCATGCAGCAGCTGTTACCGGGCCAGCCCGGACTGGCCCTGATCCTGTCGATACCAGCCGGCTTCATGGTGGCTGCCACCGCCGGTATCATCATCGAACGCAGCGTTATCCAGCACCTGAAGGGCCGTCCCCTTGAAACCCTGCTGGCTACCTTCGGCATCAGCCTGATCCTGCAGCAGCTGGTGCGTACCGTGATTTCCCCCCAGAACCGCACCGTGGTCACCCCGGAGTGGATGAGTGGCTCGGTGGTCATTAACGACGCCCTGTCGCTCACGCTCAATCGGCTTTATGTACTGGCGTTCGCATTGGTGGTGTTTGCCGCCCTGATGCTGATCATGCGCAAAACCCGGCTCGGCCTGGAAGTGCGTGCCGTCACCCAGAATCGCAACATGGCCCGCTCCATGGGCATCCGCGCCACGAGGGTCGACATCATGACCTTCGCACTGGGCTCCGGCGTCGCCGGTCTGGCCGGTGTGGCGCTGTCCCAGCTCACTAACGTGGGCCCGAACCTGGGCCAGAACTACATCATCGATTCCTTCATGGTGGTGGTGTTCGGTGGCGTCGGTAACCTCTGGGGTACGCTTATCGCTGGCCTTTCACTCGGCACCATCAACCAGCTGCTAGAACCCTGGGCCGGCGCGGTACTGGCGAAGATTATTGTTCTGGTCTTCATCATCCTGTTCATCCAGAAACGGCCGAAGGGGCTCTTCCCCCAGAAAGGCCGGGCGGCGGAGGGTTAA
- the urtD gene encoding urea ABC transporter ATP-binding protein UrtD, producing MSFIQELTDREHVFEFLTQVQSPVDVRHGPILYLEDVNVSFDGFKAINNLNLTIDDGELRCIIGPNGAGKTTMMDIITGKTRPDTGSVWFGSRHNLLTMNEPDIASLGIGRKFQKPTVFEALTVFENLELAMATDKRVLPTLTAIMTPEYRDRIDEVLEMIGLEALRDRLAGILSHGQKQWLEIGMLLMQKPRLLLVDEPVAGMTEQEMERTAELLTSLAGKQSVVVVEHDMGFVRSIARKVTVLHQGSVLAEGSMDQVSNDPEVIKVYLGEEA from the coding sequence ATGAGCTTCATTCAGGAACTGACTGACCGGGAACACGTCTTCGAGTTTCTTACCCAGGTGCAGTCGCCGGTGGACGTGCGCCACGGCCCGATCCTGTACCTGGAAGACGTAAACGTGAGTTTTGACGGCTTCAAGGCCATCAACAACCTCAACCTCACCATTGATGACGGCGAGCTGCGTTGCATTATCGGCCCCAACGGCGCGGGCAAGACCACGATGATGGACATCATCACCGGCAAAACCCGGCCAGACACCGGCTCGGTGTGGTTCGGCAGCCGCCACAACCTGCTCACCATGAACGAGCCGGACATTGCCTCCCTCGGCATTGGCCGCAAATTCCAGAAACCCACGGTGTTCGAAGCCCTCACCGTGTTCGAAAACCTGGAACTGGCCATGGCGACAGACAAGCGGGTATTGCCCACGCTCACCGCCATCATGACGCCGGAATACCGGGATCGAATCGACGAGGTGCTGGAAATGATCGGCCTTGAGGCACTGCGTGACCGCCTGGCCGGCATCCTCTCCCACGGCCAGAAACAGTGGCTGGAAATCGGCATGCTGCTGATGCAGAAACCCCGCCTGCTGCTGGTGGACGAGCCCGTGGCCGGCATGACCGAACAGGAAATGGAACGCACCGCCGAACTGCTCACCAGCCTCGCGGGCAAACAGTCCGTGGTGGTGGTGGAACACGACATGGGCTTTGTGCGCTCCATCGCCCGCAAAGTCACCGTGCTGCACCAGGGCAGTGTGCTGGCGGAAGGCTCCATGGATCAGGTCTCCAACGACCCGGAAGTGATCAAGGTCTATCTCGGGGAGGAGGCGTGA
- a CDS encoding GntR family transcriptional regulator has product MGKRPSRRKASVSDRVYESLKSDIFEFRLIPGDKFSEGDVATRLKASRTPVREALYRLQLEGYVEVMFRSGWHVKPLDFRQVEELYDLRITIEKAAIEKLCALSEPPPVLRTLTAIWNPDHPSERTIGSTLRALDESFHGDLVAAAGNREMTRIHREITDRLRVIRRLDFTRDDRMDDTYAQHASILEALRKDRPAEAAERLTRHIRISQKAVRAITMERIREAAEAQRRGEAIGSEGT; this is encoded by the coding sequence ATGGGGAAAAGACCTTCCCGCAGAAAGGCGAGCGTGTCCGACCGGGTCTACGAGAGCCTGAAGAGTGACATCTTCGAGTTCCGCCTGATTCCAGGAGACAAATTCAGCGAGGGCGATGTTGCCACTCGCCTGAAGGCGAGCCGCACGCCAGTTCGGGAAGCACTGTACCGGCTGCAGCTGGAGGGCTACGTTGAGGTTATGTTCCGCAGTGGCTGGCATGTAAAACCGCTGGATTTTCGCCAGGTGGAGGAGTTGTACGACTTGCGGATCACCATCGAGAAGGCGGCCATCGAGAAGCTTTGCGCCCTGTCTGAACCGCCCCCGGTGCTGCGAACACTGACGGCAATCTGGAATCCGGATCACCCGTCGGAACGGACAATTGGCAGCACGCTCAGGGCGCTTGATGAAAGCTTTCATGGCGACCTGGTCGCCGCCGCCGGTAACCGGGAAATGACGCGTATCCACCGGGAAATCACAGACCGCTTACGGGTGATACGCCGGCTGGACTTTACCCGTGACGACCGAATGGACGACACCTACGCACAGCATGCGTCCATTCTGGAAGCCCTCCGCAAAGACCGGCCGGCAGAGGCCGCAGAACGGCTGACCCGCCACATTCGCATTAGCCAGAAGGCGGTTCGGGCGATCACCATGGAGCGAATCCGGGAAGCCGCCGAAGCCCAACGGCGAGGTGAGGCAATCGGCTCCGAGGGCACGTAG
- the urtC gene encoding urea ABC transporter permease subunit UrtC — translation MWLTRPLRERSTQTFLGVLFAALIVVTFLHLAMPEDSAFYVSSYTVTLMGKYLCYALLAVAVDLVWGYLGILSLGHGAFFALGGYAMGMYLMRQIGDRGVYGDPVLPDFMVFLNWDTLPWFWHGFDMAWFAFVMVLLAPGLLALVFGFLAFRSRVTGVYLSIITQALTFALMLAFFRNEMGFGGNNGLTDFRDILGFNLRTDATRLGLFIASGIALAIGYVVCRGIVASKLGRLSIACRDAEARTRFLGYRVDRVQLFVFVVSAMLAGVAGALYVPQVGIINPSEFSPLFSIEIVVWVALGGRATLYGAVIGAILVNYAKTVFTGVMPDAWLFALGGLFVLVTVFLPKGIAGLLFRKKKADDSNNPPAEQEATA, via the coding sequence ATGTGGTTAACGCGACCTCTTCGTGAACGTTCAACCCAAACCTTTCTGGGTGTGCTGTTTGCTGCCCTGATTGTGGTTACCTTCCTGCATCTGGCGATGCCAGAGGACAGTGCGTTTTACGTCAGTTCCTACACCGTCACCCTGATGGGTAAATACCTGTGCTACGCCCTGCTGGCGGTAGCCGTGGATCTGGTGTGGGGCTATCTGGGCATTCTGAGCCTGGGTCACGGAGCCTTCTTCGCACTCGGCGGCTACGCCATGGGCATGTACCTGATGCGCCAGATCGGCGACCGGGGCGTGTATGGCGATCCTGTGCTGCCGGACTTCATGGTGTTCCTGAACTGGGACACCCTGCCATGGTTCTGGCATGGCTTCGACATGGCCTGGTTTGCCTTCGTTATGGTGCTGCTGGCGCCCGGGCTGCTGGCGCTGGTGTTCGGCTTCCTCGCGTTTCGTTCGCGGGTCACCGGGGTGTACCTCTCCATCATCACCCAGGCGCTCACTTTCGCCCTGATGCTGGCCTTCTTCCGCAACGAGATGGGCTTTGGCGGCAACAACGGCCTGACCGATTTCCGCGACATTCTGGGCTTTAACCTGCGCACCGATGCCACAAGGCTGGGGCTGTTCATTGCCTCCGGTATTGCGCTGGCGATTGGCTACGTCGTCTGCCGTGGCATCGTTGCCAGCAAACTGGGCCGGTTGAGCATCGCTTGCCGGGATGCCGAAGCTCGCACCCGCTTCCTGGGTTACCGGGTCGACCGGGTGCAGCTGTTCGTATTCGTGGTGTCCGCCATGCTCGCCGGTGTGGCCGGTGCACTCTATGTGCCCCAGGTTGGCATCATCAACCCCAGCGAATTCTCGCCGTTGTTCTCCATTGAGATTGTTGTGTGGGTAGCTCTCGGTGGGCGAGCTACACTGTATGGAGCGGTGATTGGCGCCATCCTGGTGAACTACGCCAAGACCGTGTTCACCGGCGTCATGCCGGATGCGTGGTTGTTCGCCCTAGGCGGCCTGTTTGTGCTCGTAACCGTGTTCCTGCCGAAAGGCATCGCCGGCTTGTTGTTCAGGAAAAAGAAAGCCGACGATTCCAACAACCCACCCGCCGAGCAGGAGGCCACGGCATGA
- the atzF gene encoding allophanate hydrolase, which yields MVSTTGWTIEDWKNAYLGGTDPQALIGELLENLDPTDNAWISVLDAAGLADALQALEKTLAAVDGDKTLLPLYGIPFAVKDNIDAIGFDTTAACPEYAYRPPEDATTVARLKAAGAILIGKTNLDQFATGLVGTRSPHGAVSNSFKPEVISGGSSSGSASVVARGLVPFALGTDTAGSGRVPAGLNNLVGLKPTKGLFSIKGVVPACRSLDCVSVFALTVNNAGTVSEVLSGFDAGDAFSRKLPGSLPLDGPAIRRAGPVKRLAIPDHPNWFGDQQAEAAWNTAISQWRNLQVELVPLDFSPMLELAALLYEGPWVAERMAAVESFMVSHSEAMNPVVKGIIENADKFNATETFKAQYRKEELIRQIDELLADLDGLLVPTAPIAPTIDAVNLDPVTLNSQLGTYTNFVNLADLSALAIPAGFRDDGLPFGVTLISGAWKDKELQHLACQWLNSNPTTLGATGKPGPEQEPGASTSTPAVQVAVVGAHLSGMPLNPQLTDRHATLLAQTTTTPVYRLYALAGTQPAKPGLKRVAAGEGREIIVEVWEMTTEAFGSFVDLVPPPLGIGNVELSDGRWVKGFICEGYALDTARDVTEFGGWRAFIEASKTVKTPTSE from the coding sequence ATGGTTTCGACAACTGGCTGGACGATTGAAGACTGGAAGAACGCCTACTTAGGGGGCACGGACCCACAAGCCCTGATCGGAGAACTGTTAGAAAATCTCGACCCAACAGACAACGCCTGGATTTCCGTTCTGGACGCCGCGGGTCTTGCCGATGCACTCCAGGCGCTGGAAAAAACACTTGCTGCGGTTGATGGGGACAAGACCCTACTTCCACTGTATGGCATTCCGTTCGCGGTGAAAGACAACATTGATGCCATCGGGTTCGACACCACCGCTGCCTGCCCGGAATACGCCTACCGGCCCCCGGAGGATGCCACCACCGTTGCCAGGCTGAAGGCGGCCGGGGCCATCCTGATCGGCAAGACCAATCTCGACCAGTTTGCCACCGGTCTCGTGGGTACCCGGTCACCCCATGGTGCGGTTTCCAACAGCTTCAAGCCGGAGGTCATCAGCGGCGGCTCCAGCTCCGGCTCCGCGTCGGTGGTTGCCCGAGGCCTTGTACCCTTTGCCCTGGGCACCGACACGGCGGGCTCAGGTCGCGTGCCTGCCGGGCTCAATAACCTGGTTGGTCTCAAACCCACCAAGGGCCTGTTCAGCATCAAGGGCGTGGTACCCGCGTGCCGTTCTCTGGACTGTGTCTCTGTCTTTGCCCTGACGGTTAACAACGCGGGAACCGTGAGTGAGGTGCTTTCCGGATTCGATGCCGGGGATGCCTTCTCCCGCAAACTGCCCGGCAGCCTGCCCCTGGATGGCCCGGCCATTCGCCGCGCCGGGCCCGTCAAACGGCTGGCCATTCCGGACCACCCGAACTGGTTTGGCGACCAGCAGGCCGAAGCAGCCTGGAATACCGCCATCAGCCAGTGGCGCAATCTGCAGGTGGAGCTGGTTCCCCTGGACTTCAGCCCCATGCTCGAACTGGCCGCCCTGCTCTATGAGGGGCCCTGGGTGGCCGAGCGAATGGCGGCGGTCGAGTCGTTCATGGTCAGCCACAGCGAGGCCATGAACCCCGTGGTAAAAGGCATCATTGAGAACGCTGACAAGTTCAACGCCACCGAGACTTTCAAGGCCCAGTACCGGAAAGAGGAGCTGATACGCCAGATTGACGAACTGTTGGCGGACCTTGATGGTTTGCTGGTTCCCACCGCCCCCATTGCGCCCACCATCGACGCGGTCAACCTGGACCCGGTAACCCTGAACAGCCAACTGGGCACCTACACCAACTTTGTGAACCTGGCGGATCTCAGTGCCCTGGCCATACCGGCGGGTTTCCGGGACGACGGCCTGCCGTTCGGCGTTACCCTTATCTCCGGTGCCTGGAAAGACAAAGAGCTTCAGCATCTGGCCTGCCAGTGGCTGAACTCCAACCCCACCACTCTGGGGGCGACCGGCAAGCCCGGGCCTGAGCAGGAGCCGGGCGCAAGCACATCCACACCGGCGGTGCAGGTAGCCGTGGTCGGTGCCCACCTCAGCGGTATGCCACTAAACCCACAACTGACCGATCGTCATGCAACCTTGCTGGCGCAGACCACAACCACACCGGTTTACCGGCTTTACGCACTGGCGGGGACTCAGCCGGCCAAGCCCGGATTGAAGCGTGTTGCTGCCGGTGAAGGCCGGGAAATCATTGTTGAGGTCTGGGAAATGACCACCGAAGCGTTCGGCTCCTTTGTTGACCTGGTGCCGCCGCCCCTGGGAATCGGCAACGTCGAGCTGTCCGATGGCCGCTGGGTCAAGGGTTTCATTTGCGAAGGCTACGCTCTGGACACTGCCCGGGACGTCACCGAGTTTGGCGGCTGGCGCGCGTTCATTGAGGCTTCCAAAACGGTGAAAACCCCAACTTCGGAGTAA
- the urtA gene encoding urea ABC transporter substrate-binding protein, translating to MSIKNHVKLGLSALALSISFNSVAAEDPIKVGILHSLSGTMAISETVLKDTVEMLIEKQNAAGGVLGRELEAVVVDPASDWPLFAEKARELLAQEEVDVIFGNWTSVSRKSVLPVVEELNGLLFYPVQYEGEESSENVFYTGAAPNQQAIPAVNYLMNNIGVERWVLAGTDYVYPRTTNKILETYLMDMGVAKEDIMINYTPFGHSDWQNIVSDIKSFGSAGKKTAVVSTINGDANVPFYRELGNQGIDAADIPVVAFSVGEQELSGIDTGPLVGHLAAWNYFMSVDSDVNYDFIDQWIEHTGDEEAVTNDPMEAHYIGFNMWVQAVEKAGTTEVDAVKDAIIGVTVPNLTGGYSAMMPNHHITKPVLIGEIQDNGQFSVVWETSGLVAGDAWSDFLPGSRDLIADWRKPMFCGTFNVKTGKCGASAGEMAAESN from the coding sequence ATGAGCATCAAAAACCACGTGAAACTTGGCCTCTCTGCACTAGCACTGTCTATCTCTTTTAATTCGGTTGCCGCCGAAGACCCTATCAAGGTGGGCATCCTGCACTCGCTCTCCGGCACCATGGCGATCAGTGAAACCGTTCTGAAAGACACCGTTGAAATGCTGATCGAAAAGCAGAATGCCGCTGGCGGCGTTCTGGGTCGTGAACTGGAAGCCGTTGTGGTTGACCCGGCTTCAGACTGGCCGCTGTTCGCCGAGAAAGCCCGCGAGCTGCTGGCACAGGAAGAGGTAGACGTGATCTTCGGTAACTGGACCTCGGTTTCCCGTAAATCCGTACTGCCGGTGGTGGAAGAGCTGAACGGCCTCCTGTTTTACCCGGTACAGTACGAGGGTGAGGAATCCTCCGAGAACGTCTTCTACACTGGCGCTGCGCCCAACCAGCAGGCGATTCCTGCGGTTAACTACCTGATGAACAACATCGGCGTAGAGCGCTGGGTTCTGGCCGGTACCGACTACGTGTACCCGCGTACCACCAACAAAATCCTTGAGACCTACCTGATGGATATGGGTGTGGCCAAGGAAGACATCATGATCAACTACACGCCTTTCGGACATTCCGACTGGCAGAACATCGTGTCTGACATCAAGAGCTTCGGCTCTGCCGGCAAGAAAACGGCCGTGGTTTCTACCATCAACGGCGATGCCAACGTGCCTTTCTACCGCGAGCTTGGTAACCAGGGCATTGATGCCGCTGACATCCCGGTTGTTGCCTTCTCCGTGGGTGAGCAGGAGCTTTCCGGTATCGACACTGGCCCGCTGGTTGGTCACCTGGCCGCCTGGAACTACTTCATGAGCGTAGACAGCGACGTCAACTACGACTTCATCGATCAGTGGATTGAGCATACTGGCGACGAAGAAGCCGTAACCAACGACCCGATGGAAGCGCACTACATTGGTTTCAACATGTGGGTTCAAGCGGTCGAGAAAGCCGGAACCACAGAAGTTGATGCGGTTAAAGACGCCATCATTGGTGTTACCGTCCCCAACCTGACCGGTGGCTACTCCGCCATGATGCCTAACCACCACATCACCAAGCCTGTGCTGATTGGCGAAATCCAGGACAACGGCCAGTTCTCCGTCGTCTGGGAAACCTCTGGCCTGGTTGCCGGCGATGCATGGTCTGACTTCCTGCCCGGTTCACGGGACCTGATTGCAGACTGGCGCAAGCCGATGTTCTGCGGCACCTTCAACGTCAAGACCGGCAAGTGTGGCGCGTCTGCAGGCGAGATGGCTGCTGAATCGAACTAA
- a CDS encoding LutB/LldF family L-lactate oxidation iron-sulfur protein, translating into MSETAHQSPHHIDVKEFHPRAQAAIHNPKIRQNFRKAMDGLMSKRKSAFEGWDLETLRDLGANIRLRALANLPDLLEQLEEKLTENGIKVHWALDSDEACRIVRDICVARDAKSVIKGKSMVSEEMELNHYLEGQGIEALESDLGEYIVQLAGETPSHIIMPAIHKNTGEISELMHEKTGTDLSHDVEYLTAAARQQLREKFMNADVGVSGVNFAVAETGTLCLVENEGNGRMTTTVPPCHIAVTGIEKVVPNLEDVTALMALLTRSATGQHITTYFNMISGPRKADEMDGPEEVHLVLVDNGRSSIYQDDELLDTLRCIRCGACMNHCPVYTRVGGHTYGTTYPGPIGKILMPHLIGLDEGRHLPTASSLCGACGEVCPVKIPIPDLLVRLRQESVDGDKLHPARVTGHGAKRGAMEAMIWKGWSWMHAHPGAYRFGTNMAARFRMLQPGQIGGWTQYRTAPKLAPKTLHEKLKERGQ; encoded by the coding sequence ATGAGTGAGACTGCCCATCAGTCGCCCCATCACATTGACGTAAAGGAATTTCATCCTCGCGCGCAGGCTGCGATTCACAACCCGAAGATTCGCCAGAACTTCCGTAAGGCGATGGACGGGTTGATGTCCAAGCGCAAGAGCGCCTTTGAAGGCTGGGACCTGGAGACACTGCGGGATCTGGGTGCCAACATCCGCCTGCGGGCCCTGGCCAACCTGCCGGATTTGCTGGAGCAGCTTGAGGAGAAGCTGACTGAAAACGGTATCAAGGTGCATTGGGCGCTGGACAGCGACGAAGCCTGTCGGATCGTCCGGGACATCTGCGTAGCCCGGGATGCCAAGAGCGTGATCAAGGGCAAGTCCATGGTGTCCGAGGAAATGGAGCTGAACCATTACCTTGAGGGACAGGGCATCGAGGCGCTGGAATCGGACCTTGGCGAATACATCGTGCAGCTGGCCGGAGAAACACCGTCGCACATCATCATGCCGGCGATTCACAAGAACACCGGTGAAATCTCCGAGCTGATGCACGAGAAAACCGGTACTGACCTGTCCCACGACGTGGAGTACCTGACCGCCGCCGCCCGCCAGCAGCTTCGTGAGAAATTCATGAACGCCGACGTGGGTGTTTCCGGCGTCAACTTTGCGGTAGCGGAAACCGGCACGCTGTGCCTGGTGGAGAACGAAGGTAACGGCCGGATGACCACCACGGTGCCGCCCTGCCATATTGCCGTAACCGGCATCGAGAAAGTCGTTCCCAACCTGGAAGACGTCACTGCATTGATGGCCCTGCTGACCCGCTCCGCCACCGGCCAGCACATCACCACCTACTTCAACATGATCTCGGGCCCGCGCAAGGCCGATGAGATGGACGGCCCGGAAGAAGTTCACCTGGTGCTGGTGGATAACGGCCGCTCTTCCATCTACCAGGACGATGAGCTGCTGGACACCCTGCGCTGTATCCGCTGTGGCGCCTGCATGAACCATTGCCCGGTGTATACCCGCGTGGGCGGCCATACCTACGGCACCACCTACCCGGGCCCGATCGGCAAGATTCTGATGCCGCACCTGATTGGCCTGGATGAAGGCCGGCATTTGCCCACGGCCTCCAGCCTGTGTGGCGCCTGTGGTGAAGTCTGCCCGGTGAAGATTCCCATTCCGGATTTGCTGGTGCGGTTGCGTCAGGAATCCGTTGACGGCGATAAGCTCCACCCGGCCAGAGTCACCGGCCACGGTGCCAAGCGCGGCGCGATGGAAGCCATGATCTGGAAAGGCTGGAGCTGGATGCACGCGCACCCCGGTGCCTATCGCTTCGGCACCAACATGGCCGCCCGTTTCCGTATGCTCCAGCCTGGCCAGATTGGTGGCTGGACCCAGTACCGGACGGCACCGAAGCTTGCTCCGAAAACTCTCCACGAAAAACTGAAGGAGCGCGGACAGTGA
- a CDS encoding (Fe-S)-binding protein: protein MVDPIKVYPPKPSKVYFYGTCLVDMFYPDAGMAGIQLLEREGIEVIFPENQTCCGQPAYTSGYHDEARAVAKAQLGLFPEDWPIVVPSGSCGGMMRKHYPALFKDTGDDVKAAEIAGRVWELTDFLLNVCHIKLEDLGEPTTVAMHTSCSARREMGVAEVGPKLLGQLSNVNLVEQVRTEECCGFGGTFAIRHPEISGAMVSEKVDAIVDTGAKDFVTTDCGCLMNIAGYAEKNRKPLEGQHILSFLWERTSAKKGERS from the coding sequence ATGGTTGATCCCATCAAGGTTTATCCACCCAAACCTTCCAAAGTCTATTTCTATGGCACCTGTCTGGTAGACATGTTCTACCCGGATGCAGGCATGGCCGGCATCCAGTTACTGGAGCGGGAGGGCATTGAAGTCATCTTTCCCGAGAACCAGACCTGCTGCGGACAGCCGGCATACACCTCCGGCTACCATGATGAGGCCCGGGCGGTGGCGAAGGCCCAGCTTGGACTGTTCCCTGAAGACTGGCCCATTGTGGTGCCTTCCGGCTCCTGCGGCGGGATGATGCGCAAGCACTACCCCGCCCTGTTCAAGGATACCGGCGATGATGTCAAAGCCGCCGAAATTGCCGGCCGCGTCTGGGAACTGACGGACTTCCTGCTGAACGTCTGCCACATCAAACTGGAAGACCTGGGTGAACCCACCACCGTGGCTATGCACACCTCATGCTCCGCGCGCCGGGAAATGGGCGTGGCCGAGGTAGGTCCCAAACTGCTGGGGCAGCTCAGTAACGTCAATCTGGTGGAACAGGTTCGCACCGAGGAATGCTGTGGCTTTGGCGGCACCTTCGCCATTCGCCATCCGGAGATCTCCGGCGCCATGGTGAGCGAAAAGGTGGATGCCATTGTGGACACCGGTGCGAAAGATTTCGTAACCACCGACTGCGGCTGCCTGATGAACATTGCCGGTTACGCCGAGAAGAACCGGAAACCGCTTGAGGGCCAGCACATTCTCAGTTTCCTTTGGGAACGCACCAGCGCTAAGAAGGGGGAACGGTCATGA
- the urtE gene encoding urea ABC transporter ATP-binding subunit UrtE yields MLKIDKLNQYYGESHTLWDLELNVPQGQCTCVMGRNGVGKTTLMKCVMGEETVKSGSILFAGDVELTRKKIEDRSRLGIGYVPQGRQIFPLLTVEENLRTGLAVRKDGSKKIPERVYELFPVLKEMRNRRGGDLSGGQQQQLAIGRALVIEPRLLILDEPGEGIQPNIVAQIGEVIRRLIEEDGLTVLLVEQKLPFARKYADRFAILDRGRRVAEDEIAGLTDELIKKHLTV; encoded by the coding sequence ATGCTGAAGATCGACAAACTCAACCAGTATTACGGCGAAAGCCACACCCTCTGGGACCTGGAACTGAATGTGCCCCAGGGCCAGTGTACCTGTGTGATGGGCCGCAACGGCGTGGGCAAGACCACCCTGATGAAATGCGTGATGGGTGAGGAAACCGTGAAAAGCGGCTCCATCCTGTTCGCCGGGGACGTGGAACTCACCAGGAAAAAAATCGAAGACCGCTCCCGCCTGGGCATCGGTTACGTGCCCCAGGGCCGGCAGATCTTCCCGCTGCTGACCGTGGAAGAAAACCTGCGCACTGGCCTGGCCGTGCGCAAGGACGGCAGCAAGAAAATTCCCGAGCGGGTGTACGAGCTGTTCCCGGTATTGAAGGAAATGCGCAATCGCCGGGGCGGCGACCTCTCCGGTGGCCAGCAACAGCAGCTCGCCATTGGCCGGGCGCTGGTGATCGAGCCGCGCCTGCTGATCCTCGATGAGCCGGGCGAGGGCATCCAGCCCAACATCGTCGCCCAGATTGGCGAGGTTATCCGCAGGCTGATTGAGGAAGACGGCCTCACCGTGTTGCTGGTGGAACAGAAGCTTCCGTTCGCCCGCAAATACGCCGACCGCTTCGCCATCCTCGACCGTGGCCGCCGCGTGGCCGAAGACGAAATCGCCGGGCTCACCGATGAACTCATCAAGAAGCACCTGACGGTATGA
- a CDS encoding ComEA family DNA-binding protein, which produces MKRTPFIATLVLLFSLVTGFAHAEPAAVNINTADVVTLADLNGIGQSKAEAIVAYREANGPFQAPQDLTNVKGIGDRTVEKNADRLTVK; this is translated from the coding sequence ATGAAACGTACACCGTTTATTGCCACCCTCGTTCTGCTGTTCAGCCTGGTTACCGGTTTTGCCCATGCCGAGCCGGCTGCCGTGAACATCAATACGGCCGACGTGGTAACCCTTGCCGATCTGAACGGTATTGGCCAGAGCAAGGCCGAGGCTATCGTTGCCTACCGTGAAGCCAATGGCCCGTTCCAGGCGCCCCAGGACCTGACCAATGTAAAAGGTATTGGCGACCGCACGGTCGAGAAAAACGCCGACCGCCTGACCGTCAAGTAA